The region GAGACGCGAGATGGACGGCCATGGGAGGTCTTTTGATCTGGGTCGCCGAGAATCGCCCGTACACGGTATGGGATGGGGTCTTCTTCGAACTGCGTCGGCTTGCTGACGGCCCAGGCAGAAAATGAGCCGAGAGACGCGCGCATGACCAAACGCCCGGGGTTGATTGCGCTGCGCCTGCTCCTCGGTCTTCCGACGCTGACGGCCAGCGTCAGACAGTTCGTGTTGCAGCTTCAACCGGGTTTGAGCCCAATCAACTTTTCTCGTGGTGACATGCTCTTCGGAATGACTTCCGGGGCTTCTCAAACCGGGGAATATGTCACCACCTGCTGTTTTCCTGGTTTCCGGGGTCACTACACGCTCTTGGTAAAACGCTGAACAACCCTTGCAGTACTCGCCTGCTAAGCTTGATGCTATGAGGAGACAAGCATGAGTACGAAGGCAAGAAGAGCTCGAGCCAAGCACGCCCCCACCCGCAAGTTCAACCCCGTTCCCTGGCTGATCGCCGTGGGCGTGGTCGCGCTGGTGGTGGGCATGATCGTCTACAACCAGGTGAGAAGCGCCAACCTGCCGGGCGAGCAGTTCCCCAACCAGGGCCATACCCACATCGCCACGGTCGATACCCCTCACCCGCCCTACAACACCAACCCGCCCACCTCGGGCTGGCACGTCGCCAACGTGGCGAGGGCCGGCACCTACGACTACGAATTGCCCGACCAGCTCCTGATCCATAACCTCGAGGACGGCTACGTGGTGATGTACTACCAGATGGGCAGCGACGAGGAGAACGAGGCGCGGATGCGCGAGCTCGAGAACGCCTCCCGCGGCTACCGCCGCGTCGTCATCGTGCCGCGGTCCAACATGGAGGCCACCTACGCGCTTACCGCCTGGAGGCGCCTGGACAAGTTCGATGAGTTCGACGAGGCGCGGGTGAGGACCTTTCTCGACGCCTACGAGGGCATCGACAACCACCCGAGGGGCTAAGGCCCGGTCTCAGGGTGGGGCCTAGCCCAGGCGTCCAAGCCCAGGGGTGATGGCTATGGCTCGTCAAGGAAGCTTGGGCTGTAGTACCCGCACTATCCTTGGTCCTTAGCTAAGGACCAAGGACTAGCGAGCGTCCAGCCCATCCGGCGGGTGCCGGGGTACAAAGCGCGCCAACGCCTCGCGGATGAGGCGCTCGGCCACGTCGCGGCTGACCGCCGGCAGGCCGTCGCCGGCTTGCGGCCCGTAGCGGCCGAAAAAGCTGTGGACGGCGCCCGCGACGACCTCGAGCTCCGCCCCCGGCGGCAGGCGGCCGAGACCCGCCGTGACCGCCGCGAGCGTCGCCCGGCCGTCCCTCTCGGCGGCCAGGACCAGGACGGGCAGGCCGGTAGCGCTCAGGTCGTCGCCCTCGGCGCTGTAAGCGCCCATCAGGACGAGCGCGTCTATGCGCCCCGGGTTGCGGAAGGCGTAGCGGGCCGCCATCGCCCCGCCGAGCGAGTGACCGCCCAGAACCACGCGCTCAAAGGAGACGCCGTCCTGGGCCAGGATGTCGAGCAGGGCCGAGGCCCGCCCCGGCGCGGTCACCGCCAGGTCCAGGGCAAAGCGCGGGATGAGGGTGCGGACGCCCAGGGGCACCAGCGCCACGCCCAGCCAGGTATAGGCCTGCGGCCGGACCAGCCCGCCCGGGTAGAGGATCAGCAGCGTGTCGGCCGCGGCGTCCGCCGGGCCGATGTCGATAAAGCCGCCGGCCTCGTCCAGGTAGCGGACTGACACCTCGTTCATGGCTACCCCCGTGACCATCGCGTCCTGGAGGGGCACGAGCGCCGGGCGCCGCAGCGTCGCGTAGCCGAAGCCCAGCGCGACGCCCAGGGCGAGCAAGAGGAGGGCCGGCAGAACTCGCTTGAGGCCGGGGCGGCGCCTTGCGGGGGGTCGCATCAGCGGGGTTGCAGCGCGCCTTGCAGTGAGATCGCCTCGCCGAACTGCAGGTCGTAGAGCAGGCGGTAGAGCCCGCCGTGGGCGAGAAGCTGGGCGTGGCTGCCGGCCTCGACGAGGCGACCCCGGTCCAGGACGAAGATCGTGTCGGCGCGGGTGATGGTGGCGAGGCGGTGGGCGATGACGATCGTCGTCATCCTCCGGTGCTGCGCGAAGTGACCTGCCAGCGCGTCTTGGATGACGCTCTCGGACTCGGCGTCGAGATTGGAGGTGGCCTCGTCCAAGACGAGCAGCGAGGCCTCCTTGAGAAGCGCCCGGGCGATGGCGATGCGCTGCTTCTGGCCGCCCGAGAGCTTGACGCCGCGCTCGCCGACCTCGGTCTGGTAAGCCCTGGGCAGCTCGAGGATGAACGAATGCGCGTTGGCCAGCGCGGCGGCGCGCTGCACCTCGGCCTCCGTCGCTCCCGGCAGGGCGTAGGCGATGTTGTCCATGACGCTGCCCGAAAAGAGCGTCGGGTCCTGCGGCACCACTGCCACGGCGCGGCGCAAGGCGGTCAGCCGGTAGTCGCGGAGATCGCGCCCGCCCAGGCTGATGCGCCCGGCGGTGGGGTCGTAGAGCCTCGAGAGCAGGCGAATCACCGTGCTCTTTCCCGCCCCGGACGGCCCCACCAGGGCCGCCGTCTGACCGGGCTCGACCGTGAGGGCAAGGTCCTCGAGCGTCCAGACCCGGCTCCCCGGATAGCGAAAGCTCACCCCGGAAAGCTCGAGCCGGCCGTCAGGCCGCTCCTCCCTCTCGCCCTCCTCCTCCGGCTCGGCCTCGAGCAGGTCGGCGATGCGCTCCAAGGCCGCCACCCCCGCCTGCAAGGTGTTGTTGAAGAACATCACCGACTGCACCGGCCCCATGAGCTGGCGCAAGTAGAGCAAAAAGGCCGCCAGGACGCCGACCGTCATCTCACCGCGGACGATGAGCAGACCGCCGCCCAGGAGCATCGCCGCCAAACCCAGGTCGGAGATCAGGGTGACCAGGCTCTCCATCCAGCCGACCTGCTTGCGCCGCGACAGGTTGAGGTCCACGTAGACGTCGTTCTGGGCGCGAAAGCGCGCAAGCTCCTGGGGCTCGGCCGCAAAGGTCTTGACGATGTCGATGTTGGCGATCGCCTCCGTCGCCACCCCGCCGAGTTCGCCGATGCGGCGGCGAATCTTGCGGCTGGCCTCCTTGAGGGGCCCCTGATAACGCCAGGTGATAAAGGCTAGCAGCGGCACGATGACCAGCGTGACCAGGGCCAGGCGCGCGTTGGTCACGAAGAGGATGGTCATGACCACCAAGATGGTGAAGAGCTGGCCCAGGAGCCGCGACGAGCCCGACTGGATCATGGCCTCGAGCGCGTTCACGTCCGAGACGACGCGCGAGACCAAAGAGCCCGAGCGCTCTTCGCCAAAGCGCGTCATGGGCAAGGAGAGCAGCCTGGCATAGGCCCGCATCCTCACCTCGCTGATGACGCGCTGGGTAAAGGCGTAGGAGAAGTACATGGCGGCGTAGCCGACGGCCGCGTAGAGCCCGTAGAAGCCCAGCATGGCCGCCGCCAGCCACAAAAAGGGCTCGAGCTGACCGCGCGGGATGAGCACGTCGAAGACCAGGCGCGCGAACTGCGGCCCCACCGCCGCGAGCGAGGCCGACAGGCTGAGCAAGAGCGACAGGCCGAGGACCGTCAGCCGGTGCGGCGCCAGGATGGCCCAAAAGCGCCCCAGGCTCTCGCGGGTACTGAACTCCGTGCTCTCCTTGCTCTCCACGCCCTAAGGTATCGCGCCGCCGACACCTTTGCCGCAAGCTGTCCGACAGTGCCGTCCGACAGTGCCGTCCGACATACCGTCCTACATGCCATCCGACATGCCGTCCTACAGTAGCGTCTACCAGGCCAACCGTGACCAGGGCTGCTCTAGGACGTGGCGCAAACGGTTAGGGTAAGAGGGACTTAAGGAGCGCGCCTCGACCATGCAACGACCATGACCATGCAACGACCCTCCCTGACGATCGGCATCGAAGAGGAGTACCAGATCGTCAACCCCGAGACCCGCGAGCTCGAGAGCTTCATGAGCCGGGTCATCGACGGCTCCAAGCAGACCCTGCAGCGGCTCGATATCAAGGCCGAGCTCATGCAGAGCACGGTGGAGACCGGCACGCGCGTCTGCCGGACCGTTCAGGAGGCGCGCGCCGAGGTCGTCGCCATGCGCTGCAAGGTAGATGCCCTGGCGCGGGCCGAGGGGCTCAGGGTGGTGGCAGCGGGCACCCATCCCTTTTCGAACTGGCAGGAGCAGGAGATCACGCCGGGTGCCCGCTACGAGGCCATCGTCGAGGACATGCAGGACCTGGCGCGGCAGCTCCTGATCTTCGGTATGCACGTGCACATCGGCACCGACGACCCCGAGTTCACCATCGACGCCATGAACATTCTGCGCTACATGACGCCGCACCTCCTGGCCCTGTCCACCTCCTCGCCGATGTGGCACGGCCGCGACACCGGCCTAAAGAGCTACCGCAGCGCGCTCTTTCGCCGCTTTCCGCGCACCGGCGTGCCCGTCGAGTTCGGCAGCTACGCGGAGTTCCAGAACTTCGTGGGGGTGCTCGTCAAGACCGGCTGCATCGAGGACGGCTCGAAGCTGTGGTGGGACCTGCGCCCGCACCACGAGTTCCCCACCCTCGAGTTCCGCATCTGCGACCTCTGTACCAACCTGGACGACGCCATCTGCTGCGCCGCCCTCTTCCAGGCGCTCGTCTTCAAGCACTTCGTCATGCGGCGCAAGAACACCACCTTTCGCTCCTACCCGCAGGCGATGGTCGAGGAGAACAAGTGGCGGGCACTGCGCTACGGCGTCGGCGGCAAGCTCATCGACTTGGGCCTTCAGGAGGAATTGCCCGCGCGCGAGCTCATCGCCGACCTCGTCGCCTTTGTCGACGACGTGGTGGACGAGCTCGGCAGCCGCCAGGAGGTCGAACACGCCTTGACGATCGTGGAGCGCGGCAGCAGCGCCGACAAGCAGCTCGACATCTTCCGGGAGACGGGCAAGCCCGAAGCGGTGGTGGACTGGCTCATTTCGGAGACGATGCGCGGCTGTGGAGACGGCGGCTAGCAAGAACGGCGGCCAGAGAAGACCGGCAGATCATCGGTTTGCCGGTTGAGCCTGCCGAGGCGAGGCCGAGGCGGACAGGGCGTTTCCGTGACCTGCTCGCAGGCTGTCCGCACCCGGCTCACCGAAAGTCACCTCGAGCAGGCCGCGACGAAGAGCAGACGAAAGGAAGAAGCCAGACCACCCGGCTAATCCGCGCTGTCGCGAGGTGGCCTTACCGCCCACAGCAGCCAGCCGCCGAGCACGAACTGAAGCGGCAGGCGCAGCCAGAGAAGCAGCGGCGGGATGCCAGCACCGGCCCGCTCGGGCTCCATCGCCATGTAGAGGTTGGCCGGATAGACGGCGACGAGGAGGAGGACGAGCCCCCAGGCGGCGGGGCGGCGGTAGCGGCTCAGGAGGCCAAGGCCGCCGAGGACCTCGAGGAGGCCGCTCAAGTAGACGAGCCCAAGCGGCGCGGGCAAGGCGGGCGGCACGATGCGCACGAAGGGTTCGGGAAAGAGAAAGTGGCTGAGCCCGGCAGTGACGAACAGCGCGGCGAGAAGATAGCGAGACCGCGCCCTGACCTTATGGCCGCACCAGCTAGCGGATAAGCCGAATAACCGCAACATCGAGCTCTGCCCAGGCACGGTCCGCCGTCAGGGCCGGAAGGCCTCGTTGCCAAGCCAATAACAGCGCGAGCAGGGCCGAAGCGTCAAGAACCGCCTTCGCCACGAGCGACCTCACGGCGGCGCTCGTCGATGAGCTCGTCTGCGAGCCGACGGTCCCTTGGAACATACTTTCTCACGAGCATCTGAGCGCGCCGAAGCCCTTGCTCGGGCGTGAACACGCGCACCTCACCACCCTCGAGCGAGAGGATCACCTCGTCGCCGGGTTTTACACCCAGCGCCTTGCGAAAAGGAGCTGGAATGACGAGGTGGCCGTCTTCGGCGACCTTGGTCCGGTATTCAGCCATACGCCATGCTAGCACACCCTACCCTAGCCGTGCGGCTCGACCCTCAGCGCGCCGTCCAGCCGAGGTCGATGGACTGCACCGAGCCGGTGATGCCCCAGGCCTCCGCCGAGGCGAGGAAGACGACGTAGTTGGCCACGTCCTCGGGCTCGAGCAACCTTTTGACGGCGACGTTTTCCAGGAGCACCTTCTCTTCGACCTCTTCGGGGCGGATGCCGCGCGTGCGGGCCTGGTCGGCGATCTGCCCCTCGACGATGGCGGTGCGAACGTAGGCCGGAGCGACGGTGTTGACGGTAATCCCGTGGTGGCCGCCCTCCAGGGCCGCCACCCGGGTCAGGCCCACGAGGCCGTGTTTGGCGCTCACGTAGGCGGCCTTGTAGGGGCTGGCAACCAGGCTGTGGGCGCTGCCGATGTTGATCACCCGGCCCTGGCCGGAGCGCTTGAGGGGCTCCCAGGCGTACTTGGTGAGCAAAAAGGGCGCGGTGAGCATGACCGCCAGCATATCCTCCCAGGTGTCCTCGGGAAAGTCGGGGATGGCGTCGATGTGCTGAAAGCCGGCGTTGTTGACCAAAATGTCGAGGCCGCCGTAAGCCTCGACCGTGGCGTCTACGGCCTTGCGGCAGTCCGCCCGCCGGCTCAGGTCGGCCATCACGAAGAGGCCGCCGATGTCGGCCGCGGCCGCTTCGCCCCTGGTCTCGTCGATGTCGCAGATCATCACCCTGACGCCGCGCCCCTGAAGCGCGCGGGCGCAGGCCAAGCCGATGCCGCCGGAGCCGCCGGTGACCAGCGCTGCTCGAGTCATAAAGCCCTCCTCAAAAAGAGACACGTTCC is a window of Deinococcota bacterium DNA encoding:
- a CDS encoding DUF3105 domain-containing protein, which codes for MSTKARRARAKHAPTRKFNPVPWLIAVGVVALVVGMIVYNQVRSANLPGEQFPNQGHTHIATVDTPHPPYNTNPPTSGWHVANVARAGTYDYELPDQLLIHNLEDGYVVMYYQMGSDEENEARMRELENASRGYRRVVIVPRSNMEATYALTAWRRLDKFDEFDEARVRTFLDAYEGIDNHPRG
- a CDS encoding alpha/beta hydrolase; the protein is MRPPARRRPGLKRVLPALLLLALGVALGFGYATLRRPALVPLQDAMVTGVAMNEVSVRYLDEAGGFIDIGPADAAADTLLILYPGGLVRPQAYTWLGVALVPLGVRTLIPRFALDLAVTAPGRASALLDILAQDGVSFERVVLGGHSLGGAMAARYAFRNPGRIDALVLMGAYSAEGDDLSATGLPVLVLAAERDGRATLAAVTAGLGRLPPGAELEVVAGAVHSFFGRYGPQAGDGLPAVSRDVAERLIREALARFVPRHPPDGLDAR
- a CDS encoding ABC transporter ATP-binding protein/permease is translated as MESKESTEFSTRESLGRFWAILAPHRLTVLGLSLLLSLSASLAAVGPQFARLVFDVLIPRGQLEPFLWLAAAMLGFYGLYAAVGYAAMYFSYAFTQRVISEVRMRAYARLLSLPMTRFGEERSGSLVSRVVSDVNALEAMIQSGSSRLLGQLFTILVVMTILFVTNARLALVTLVIVPLLAFITWRYQGPLKEASRKIRRRIGELGGVATEAIANIDIVKTFAAEPQELARFRAQNDVYVDLNLSRRKQVGWMESLVTLISDLGLAAMLLGGGLLIVRGEMTVGVLAAFLLYLRQLMGPVQSVMFFNNTLQAGVAALERIADLLEAEPEEEGEREERPDGRLELSGVSFRYPGSRVWTLEDLALTVEPGQTAALVGPSGAGKSTVIRLLSRLYDPTAGRISLGGRDLRDYRLTALRRAVAVVPQDPTLFSGSVMDNIAYALPGATEAEVQRAAALANAHSFILELPRAYQTEVGERGVKLSGGQKQRIAIARALLKEASLLVLDEATSNLDAESESVIQDALAGHFAQHRRMTTIVIAHRLATITRADTIFVLDRGRLVEAGSHAQLLAHGGLYRLLYDLQFGEAISLQGALQPR
- a CDS encoding carboxylate-amine ligase, which codes for MTMQRPSLTIGIEEEYQIVNPETRELESFMSRVIDGSKQTLQRLDIKAELMQSTVETGTRVCRTVQEARAEVVAMRCKVDALARAEGLRVVAAGTHPFSNWQEQEITPGARYEAIVEDMQDLARQLLIFGMHVHIGTDDPEFTIDAMNILRYMTPHLLALSTSSPMWHGRDTGLKSYRSALFRRFPRTGVPVEFGSYAEFQNFVGVLVKTGCIEDGSKLWWDLRPHHEFPTLEFRICDLCTNLDDAICCAALFQALVFKHFVMRRKNTTFRSYPQAMVEENKWRALRYGVGGKLIDLGLQEELPARELIADLVAFVDDVVDELGSRQEVEHALTIVERGSSADKQLDIFRETGKPEAVVDWLISETMRGCGDGG
- a CDS encoding DoxX family membrane protein, with amino-acid sequence MLRLFGLSASWCGHKVRARSRYLLAALFVTAGLSHFLFPEPFVRIVPPALPAPLGLVYLSGLLEVLGGLGLLSRYRRPAAWGLVLLLVAVYPANLYMAMEPERAGAGIPPLLLWLRLPLQFVLGGWLLWAVRPPRDSAD
- a CDS encoding AbrB/MazE/SpoVT family DNA-binding domain-containing protein, which gives rise to MAEYRTKVAEDGHLVIPAPFRKALGVKPGDEVILSLEGGEVRVFTPEQGLRRAQMLVRKYVPRDRRLADELIDERRREVARGEGGS
- a CDS encoding 3-hydroxybutyrate dehydrogenase translates to MTRAALVTGGSGGIGLACARALQGRGVRVMICDIDETRGEAAAADIGGLFVMADLSRRADCRKAVDATVEAYGGLDILVNNAGFQHIDAIPDFPEDTWEDMLAVMLTAPFLLTKYAWEPLKRSGQGRVINIGSAHSLVASPYKAAYVSAKHGLVGLTRVAALEGGHHGITVNTVAPAYVRTAIVEGQIADQARTRGIRPEEVEEKVLLENVAVKRLLEPEDVANYVVFLASAEAWGITGSVQSIDLGWTAR